ATGCCACAAGTCTCCTCATCATTTTACCCATCACAGCTACTCAAAGAAATATTATACCCTTGTGCTCTCAGCAGAACTATAATCGTCCGGCAAGTGCTGATGCCCCTCAAAATACCTTCACAGTGTTTTCTAAAACCATCTCAAATGGTCTCATTCTTCCCCTCATTCTAAGCAAATTTTCACCATAAATAATGTAATGTTATTGAAATTTCTACACAAGTACTAAACAGTAGTtttaaaacagagaaagagaaggacAGCACAGCGTTTATGTCAAACGTGAAACTGCACAATCTTTGTTGTGCTCATGGCAAAAAATAAGAGTTCCTCAATCTTAGAAAAATGGGATTCCGCACCAATTGAACAGTCATCTGAACCCATTTTTAAAACCCCTTCTCCGTTTTGGAATCAGGATTTGATATTCAGAAGACCTAGACAAGTACGGGAATCCACACCTGATGTTGTCACAGGTGGATTTAACTTTTATTCTTACAGCTGTGATCTAGGCTCTGTCACGACCCCAGACCTCTCTTGTGTTATAGGAGGAAATCCAATCCACCCTTCACAGAGTCTGAACTCTCCTAGTAGGAGATATCTACCACCTTCATCAAAATTACTTGTCACTAACCCAAACATGCTGCACAGTCTTGGAAGAAGTACTTCATACTGGAATTATTCAACTCCAGAAGTAGGACATGGACCTGTCAAAGGTTTCAGAAAGCTGGAAAATCCACAAATCGACCCATTGTCAGCTTCATATTTTTATAGAGGGGTTGTTAGGGATACGCTAAGAAGCGATATTCCAACTCAGGAAGTCAAATCATGCatgcagagagagagaccgagataTTCACACTGGTACCACGAACCGCAAAATCAGAGAATCTGCTCCAAAAGAGATCATGAGAGACATTACGTGAAAAACAACCCACTTCTAGGTTCTTTATTACATACAGATTCTAATAGAgaatattttaaacacaatatggaGTACAACCATCACCAGCAGCTAGATTTGAATTACTCTACTCATGCTGTGCCTGAAGAATCAAAGCAGGAAAGTGAAAAGCTAAAGAGCGAGGAGCTCCCCCTGCTGGTCTGGAgagaagaagcagaaaaacacaATCAACAAACGAACACTAGCACA
The genomic region above belongs to Carassius gibelio isolate Cgi1373 ecotype wild population from Czech Republic chromosome A11, carGib1.2-hapl.c, whole genome shotgun sequence and contains:
- the LOC128022607 gene encoding uncharacterized protein LOC128022607, with protein sequence MAKNKSSSILEKWDSAPIEQSSEPIFKTPSPFWNQDLIFRRPRQVRESTPDVVTGGFNFYSYSCDLGSVTTPDLSCVIGGNPIHPSQSLNSPSRRYLPPSSKLLVTNPNMLHSLGRSTSYWNYSTPEVGHGPVKGFRKLENPQIDPLSASYFYRGVVRDTLRSDIPTQEVKSCMQRERPRYSHWYHEPQNQRICSKRDHERHYVKNNPLLGSLLHTDSNREYFKHNMEYNHHQQLDLNYSTHAVPEESKQESEKLKSEELPLLVWREEAEKHNQQTNTSTHPKSSSSALRVLRRFAEGSLVELEGGRLKRVEDLKMDDLERCAQLHPELTLRRFTVLKMTPSNTPTLSCLHLEIEHDHSQLSLEVSEGLPFFVCGHGWSSCNPRHTSQTCRLQCRQLKVGDVCLALTQMPTSSSQPANQSLAEVGGDHTVPKFNAETNPTLQKETKSRKRHFTAPELREISKVRHTED